The following nucleotide sequence is from Desulfomonile tiedjei.
AAGAACTCGTCGGGATTCTGTGGGATTGTTTTCGAGGCCAAAGGGAAAAAAGAGCCAGATTACTTGCCGATCCGGGGCACATACGAGACGTGCTGGCCTCCGGAGCTGCAAAAGCCAGAGCAATTGCTGTCAATACCATGGACGAAGTCACGCGGCGAGTGGGGATACGATATTGATATTGCCGCCGGAATCACGCAAACCGGATATTCGCAAAATCGTTCCGATTCTGAGGCAGGAGGTTCGGAGTTTCCAGGTTCCCATTGTCACGGAGATGTCCAGGAAAAGGCGTGACCCTTTCGATGTCCTCATCTCCACCATACTTTCCTTGCGAACCAAAGATGAGGTGACCAGACAGGCCGCGATTAGGCTGTTGGGAAAAGCTCGAAACCCGGAGCAGATCCTCGCGCTTCCTGAATCGGAAATCGCAGCCCTGATCTACCCCGTGGGATTCTACAAAACAAAGGCCCGAACGATCAGGGAAGTCTGTCACGAGCTTATTGAAAAATATCATGGCAAGGTGCCTGACGACCTGGACGAACTTCTGAAGCTCAAGGGGGTGGGACGAAAGACCGCCAATCTGGTGATTACTCTAGGTTACGGCAAGCCGGGAATTTGCGTGGACACTCACGTGCACAGAGTAAGCAACAGACTAGGATACGTGAAAACCAAGAACCCGGATGAGACCGAAAAAGCCCTC
It contains:
- a CDS encoding endonuclease III, producing MSRKRRDPFDVLISTILSLRTKDEVTRQAAIRLLGKARNPEQILALPESEIAALIYPVGFYKTKARTIREVCHELIEKYHGKVPDDLDELLKLKGVGRKTANLVITLGYGKPGICVDTHVHRVSNRLGYVKTKNPDETEKALREKLPREYWIEYNDLLVTWGQNICRPISPFCSKCAVIACCRQVGVSQHR